The nucleotide sequence CCACCATGAGAACCGAATGGAACGGGACCGTGAGCAAGAGCAGTAGTAACCCCCATTGGAGGAGGGGCATCAACCCGGCTTGTTTTTAGCATATATGTTTGGGCCAGGTAAGGCACTGGGAGCCCTGACGTCACTCATTGGTTTCCGTCCGATCGGCGGACAACCCGGGACACTTCAACCAACTTCTCTTCCGCCGATTACGAGGCGGAACTCGCTTGGACACAAGCTTCTCCATCTCACGCAACTCTTGTTCTAATCGCTCATCCCAGGATTGTAAGTGTTGCCAAGCCCACTCTCTTGCATTTGCACCAAGCTTTTCTCGCAACGGTTGGTTCTCAAGTATAGGAACACGTCGGCAGCACCGTGTTGCATCACCTCCACCGGACCGAACATGACCGGCAATGCCAAGTCCTCGGGCACGTTTCAGCAAGGTAGTAGGGTCATTAATAATCTGCAAGGTTGCTTCCTGTGACTTCGTCCAGTAGATGCGCAAACTTTCGTGCCATCTCCCGATGGCTGTATTTTTGAACAGCCTCCCACTGCCCCTTATATCTGACTTCTCCCTCCAGCTTATACTCTTGGTACCACGACCTGAGCAAAGCCTTTAGATAATCGAGCGATTCAACATGAACACCAGTCCCTGTTTCTTTAAGAAGTTGTGCAACCACACCACCTGGACCCCCTAAAGCAAGGATAGGTCTTTTTGCTGCTAAGTACTCAAAGATCTTCCCTGTATAAACGCCCTTCTCTCTAGAATCGTCCCAGTTGAGAAGCAAGAGCACCTGGGACTCGCGCTGCTTGGACAAGGCGACATCCCGCGGCACTTTATAGTGCAAACTAACTATTTCCCCTAGTTGGTAATGCCTGACCTGCCGCTCAAGCCAATAGGGCGTTTCTCCACAGAAGCGAATCCTGATATTCAGGGGATCGATAGTGCCGTCAGCGATCAGCTCGTGGACAGCTTGAAAAAGAAGAGCAGGATCTCGCTTCCCTTCATAGAGTGCTCCGGTATACGTGATGGTGAACTCCTTGGTCAAGGGAACTGAAGCAACTTCATCTGGATCAAAGCCGTTTGTGATAGCCAATACTTGCTTGTTTCGATGCAGAGATTTTAATTCTTCAGCTAAAGGCTCTGAAACCGTCACCAACGCATCGGCTAGTTCAAGTGTCTTCAACTCAAGCCGCCTCTCAAACAGCCGCCTTACTAGCCCATGTGGGTAATAATGGTTTTGGGTCCAGAGGTCCCGGAGGTCAGCAACCCACGGAATTCCATGCCTTCTCTTCAGCTCTCTAGCGATGAGGTGACAGGTAGCAGGCCCGGAACTGCTAAGGAGCGCATCGAACCGCTCCCTTTTCAACAGATCGTGCCCTGCGCTTACGGCAAACGGACACCAACCCTTCTGCTCGTCGGGGTAAGCGATAATTGCTTTAGCAAGGCTGACCACTCTACTTGTAAAGGAAGCCCTGCCTTCGCGGAGAGCACGAGGAATCCCGATTTGCTGTTGGAATCCCTTGCCTGGTGCCAAGCCCAGCTTTCTTTTCCAACGAGCTGAGGCATCCCCGGGATAAAGTGTCTGGACAACGTTAAAGCGAGGCTCCGGCTCTCCTGGCAAGGCCGCTGTGAGTACAACTGGCTCCCAGCCGTACTGCGGCAGGTATTTGGCCAGCCCTCTCAACCTAATCGACGCCACGCCGGGACGTGGAGGAAAGTAGTAGGTGATTATTAATACTCGTTTACCCATAATCCTGCTACCTCCTCACAACACTGCCCTCGCTTTAGCCCAGGCCCACCGGCAGAGAGCTTTGCTTGTCTGCCAGTACAGAGCCCAATCGCCCCGCTGGGGGAAAATGACCTTGATCCACCGGTTGCCGGAGAGTTGGCAGTAGAAGAAGAGTGCGCCGAGGAAAGAGACCGTATATGAGACCGTCGAGGCCCAGGCCGCACCCGTGATCCCGTAGCGTGGAATCCACAAAAGATTCAAAACTACATTGCTGGCCACAGCGGCTATTCCGGTGTAAATGTTTAGGCGCGGAAATCCACGCCCAGCGATGTCGTTCGCCAGCACCCTCCAAGCGCTAAGCGTCACCACCCCGACCAGCAACGCCTGCAACGCGCCGACTGCCGGCAAAAAAGCCTCGGAATAAAGCAGGAGCACGATCCAGCGACTGAGAAGCACCAGTGCCAGGGCTCCAAGCGCCGTCGTCCAGAGGAGCGTGCGGGCCACCAGGGGAGTGAACTCCTTGCGCCTTTGCTCATCGGTCTCCGCCGCCACCCGGGGGAAGAGAACCGTGCTGGCTGCGTGGGAGATCATCCAGAGCTTCTCGGCCAGCCCAACTCCCACGGCATAAAGCCCCACCGCGGCCGGCCCTAAGAAACCGTTGACGAGGAACATATCCACACGATAGTTGAGAAACCCCAGGATGTTCGAAAGGTGCGCCTGAACGCCGTATGTAGTTGTCTGCTTTATGTAAGCGATATTGGGTTTGAGGTCAATCCCCCCGGCAACCGTTTTAGCTAGGCGGAACACCAAGGCATCAACCACCAACCAAGTGATCAGCCCGGCGAGTATGGCTCCGGTCACTTCGGCCTTCAGTCCCAGCAGGGCAAGCCCGATGAACCCAAGAAAAAGCATTGAATGGGCGATCTGGACGTAGTTGAACTCTTTGATGCGCTGGGCCCCAAGCAACATATAATTGACATACGAGAAGAACATCTCTATGGGCACGAAAGCCAGAGCCAAGAGAAGATAGCCAGGGGAAACGCCGGGGAAGACAATCTCCCGGAAGAAAAGGATCACAATCAGCCCGGCGAGGACTCCAATGGCACCGACGCCCAGGCTAAGCAGGACGTTATTCCCCAGGACCTCCTGGCGTCGGAAATCACCACGGGCAACATAGTAGACGGTAGCAGGGCCGATCCCCAAATTGCCAAAGGTTACGATAAGAGAGGGCAGAAGCATGGCGAGAGCATAGACTCCCCTGCCCTCCGGGCCCAGAACCCTGGCTAGAATGACGGAGGTTACGAGTCCAATAAGGAGGTTTACGACACCGCTAATAAACGTAACCGTTGTTCCCCTAATGAATTTACCGGCGCTCATTACCCTATCCTCAAAACAGCTCTATAAAGCCGGCCCAATTCTCTCCCCACCGCTTGGTACCTGTAGCGAGCCTGGGCATGCCTGGCGATGCTCGTGGGCACTCAGAATATTTGCTACAACCCGTGAAAGAGGTTCCTTAGCGAACTGGCTCATGGTTGCTCCACCAGATCTTTTCTGACATATAGGGCGAGTAACCATCGGTGGCGCCATTGTGGGCGCCAAATGGCTTTTGCAAACGGCTTAAACAACCTTAGCGCATAAGGTAGCAGGCCATCCGACTTTGCAGTAGCAACAGATAATTGACCCTCAGTCGACTGGTGACCACATTGAGGGCATACAGCCGTACTGGGGGGAGGGGCATTTCTCCATAGGCGATAAGCTGCGTATAAGAACCGATTATATTGGGGCCGCGGCTCTAAGGGGCCCAGCTCCTTAAGTTCGGACAGCGCAAAATGTTCAAACAGAGTTTTCAACTTCGCTGAATCGAAGCT is from bacterium and encodes:
- a CDS encoding glycosyltransferase, with protein sequence MGKRVLIITYYFPPRPGVASIRLRGLAKYLPQYGWEPVVLTAALPGEPEPRFNVVQTLYPGDASARWKRKLGLAPGKGFQQQIGIPRALREGRASFTSRVVSLAKAIIAYPDEQKGWCPFAVSAGHDLLKRERFDALLSSSGPATCHLIARELKRRHGIPWVADLRDLWTQNHYYPHGLVRRLFERRLELKTLELADALVTVSEPLAEELKSLHRNKQVLAITNGFDPDEVASVPLTKEFTITYTGALYEGKRDPALLFQAVHELIADGTIDPLNIRIRFCGETPYWLERQVRHYQLGEIVSLHYKVPRDVALSKQRESQVLLLLNWDDSREKGVYTGKIFEYLAAKRPILALGGPGGVVAQLLKETGTGVHVESLDYLKALLRSWYQEYKLEGEVRYKGQWEAVQKYSHREMARKFAHLLDEVTGSNLADY
- a CDS encoding flippase, coding for MSAGKFIRGTTVTFISGVVNLLIGLVTSVILARVLGPEGRGVYALAMLLPSLIVTFGNLGIGPATVYYVARGDFRRQEVLGNNVLLSLGVGAIGVLAGLIVILFFREIVFPGVSPGYLLLALAFVPIEMFFSYVNYMLLGAQRIKEFNYVQIAHSMLFLGFIGLALLGLKAEVTGAILAGLITWLVVDALVFRLAKTVAGGIDLKPNIAYIKQTTTYGVQAHLSNILGFLNYRVDMFLVNGFLGPAAVGLYAVGVGLAEKLWMISHAASTVLFPRVAAETDEQRRKEFTPLVARTLLWTTALGALALVLLSRWIVLLLYSEAFLPAVGALQALLVGVVTLSAWRVLANDIAGRGFPRLNIYTGIAAVASNVVLNLLWIPRYGITGAAWASTVSYTVSFLGALFFYCQLSGNRWIKVIFPQRGDWALYWQTSKALCRWAWAKARAVL